CCTTCTTTCGCCTCTCTTATTTTTTGTGATAGTGTTCTTTTTCATACCGGTGGTACTCACTGTAGTGATAGCATTCACAGATATGGATTACACGCTTTCGTGGAATTTTGTGGGTTTTCAGAATTTTAAGGACATTTCCACTGATTTCATCATACCCAAAGTAATCGCAAACACTTTCATTTATACTTTTGGTACCCTAGGGATGTTTAATCTGGGAACTGCCCTTTTGCTTTCCCTTCTCACCACTTCCATAAGCGATAAATGGGGGAATTTTTTCAGAACTCTTTGGATGTTACCAAGACTCACACCATCTGTTGTTTACGGTCTTCTCTGGCTTTGGATGTTCGATCCTACTGAATACGGACTTGTAAATTTCCTGAGGAGCTTTTTCGGATTGCCACCACAGGATTGGCTCCACACCGCTCCAATGTGGATGATCATTTTCGCAAATGGGTTCATCGGAGCATCTATGGGTATGCTTGTTTTCACTGCTGCAATAAAATCCATTCCAGAAGACTACTACCGAGCTGCGAAAATCGATGGTGCAAGTTGGTTCATGATTGCACGCCGAATTACTCTTCCGTTGATAAAATGGCATCTGCTTTTCGTAACTGCTTACCAAACCCTTTCACTCCTGGCTTCTTTTGAATACATTCTCATCATAACCGATGGGGGACCGGTTTACAGAACAGAAGTTTGGGCACTTTATACCTATCACAATGCTTTCTCCCATTTTAGATTCGGTTACGGTGCTGCTCTTTCCATAATACTGGTCATTATTGGTGTGATCTCGGCATTTGTTTACATGAGATTCTTTGGTTTCGAGTCTTTGATGGAAAGACCGAAGGTCGAGGTGGAATAATGAGGCTCTCCTTCTGGCAAAGAAATTCGGAGAAAATAAGAACAATAGTGATAATATTCATTCTCTTCTTGATCACTTCTCCAATTCTAATTGGATACGTCTGGCTCGTCCTTAGATCTTTCAGTGAAGACCTTGTTAACGGATTCATTCCCACTAAGCTTACTTTAAAAAATTGGAGATTTCTTTGGCAAGAAATAAAGGGATATCCGAATATTTGGCATACCACCCTGAACACAGCATTACTTGCACTTGGTGTTATGGGAGTTGAAGTTATAATTACGAGTTTAGGAGGATATGCCCTTTCAAGATACGATTTTCCAGGGAGATCCACTATGATGAAATTCATCCTAGCCTTACACGCATTTCCTGCCATTTCGCTCATGACAGCAGTTTTCTATCTGCTTTGGACACTCAAACTTTTAGATACCCTGTGGGGAGTTATTCTTCTCAAGGCTTCTTTGGAAGTTCCGTGGGGAACTTGGATTATGAAAGGATTTTACGATGGTATACCCTGGGAACTCGAGTGGGCAGGCCTTGTTGACGGATACAGCAGATTCGAAGTATGGAGAAGGATCCTATTGCCCCTTGTGAAACCAGGAATTGCAGTTACCGCTATCTTTGCTTTCCTATCAGGGTGGTCTGAATTTGTCTTCGTGAACACATTCATCTTTTCTCAGAATTTGTGGACACTTTCGAAGTATGTGAAGGGATTTATAGGAGATTACAGATTCGCGGACTATGGACTCGTTACAGCCGTTGGGTTGTTCTACATGATACCAACCATCATTTTCTTCTTCTTTGTCAGCAAGCATATGATAAAGTTGACGATTGGTGGGGGAGTGAAAGGATAATGCCTGGTATCAGAGTAGTCAATCTGAGGAAGTATTTTGGAAAGGTGAGAGCGGTAGATGGTGTTAGCTTCGAAGTGAAGGATGGGGAATTCGTAGCGCTTCTTGGACCGTCTGGGTGCGGCAAGACAACTACTCTTTTAACTTTGGCCGGGATATATAAACCCACTTCGGGGGAGATATACTTTGACGACGTTCTTGTCAACGAAATACCTCCAAAACACAGAGAAGTTGGGATGGTCTTTCAAAACTATGCCCTGTATCCTCATATGACCGTTTTTGAGAACATCGCGTTTCCTTTGCGAGCTAGGAGATTTCCTAAAGAAGAAATAGAAAAGAAAGTTGTTGAGATAGCGAAAAAACTCCTCATAGATAACTTGCTAGATAGAAAACCTGCGCAGCTTTCAGGGGGTCAGCAACAAAGGGTAGCACTCGCAAGAGCCCTTGTGAAAGAGCCGAAAGTTCTGCTTTTCGACGAACCTTTGTCGAATTTGGATGCAAACTTAAGAATGCTCATGAGAGCAGAGATAAAACATTTGCAGCAGGAGCTTGGTATCACATCGGTTTATGTGACACATGACCAGGCTGAAGCTATGACGATGGCGTCGAGAATAGCGGTTTTCAATCAGGGAAAACTTGTTCAATATGGAACACCGGACGAGGTATATGAAAAACCGAAAAACATGTTTGTTGCCTCCTTCATAGGAAATCCCCCTACAAATTTTTTGAAAGGTTTTTCTGTTGTCGTGGCAGAAAACCAGACTATTTTGAGAAGAGACAACGTAGTTTTAAAAATACCACAAGTTGTACGTACCGATTTAAAGGAAGTGGTAGTGGGAATCAGGCCTGAACATTGTAAGATATCTTACAAGCGTGAAGAAAACGCTATTCCGGGAAATGTATACGTTGTAGAACCTTTAGGAAGAGATATAATAGTGAATGTGCAAACAGAGCACGGAGAGTTGATAAAGGTTTTTGGCGAGCTCGGTAAAATACCGCAGCCAGGGGAGAAGGTGTTCCTCGTTCCGTCCGTAGAAAAGCTACATTTGTTCGATCCACAAACTGAGGAGACGATCTTCTAAAGAAGGTGCGGTGATGATCAAAGGAATAGGAACGAACGTCGATACGAGAAGGGTGAACGGATCGATAAAGAGATTGGTGAGTGAGCTTGAATTCTTCAAGAGTATTGGCTTTGATTACGTGGAGATACCGGCAGCAGGACTCGATGTCATTGCTAGAGGTCGCATCATCAGGAAAAGGTTGGAACGAGTAAAGGAACTACTTTCCAATTACAATTTTCGTTACACGGTACACGCCCCTGATGTTATCAACCTCAAGATAAAAACAAATCCCTGGCATTACAAGGTTATGGAGGCTACTATAGAGTTTGCCGGAGAGATAAAGGCAGAAGTGGTGGTATACCATTACGGTGATGTAGACCATTCCATAGACATACCTGAAAGGTTGCAGAGAAAAGCGGAAATTAACGCCCTCGGTGAACTCGCAGAATTCGCAAGAGAGAAGAACGTTGTGATAGGAATTGAAAATGTAACCCATTCCGTTTCCGAGGTGTTAGAACTTGTAAAAACAGTGAATCATCCTAACGTTAAGTTAGTCATAGATGTAGGGCATCTCTTTATCTTTACAAGTTACACAGGGATCAATTTTTATGGAGAGTTGAAAAAAGGTCTCCCACATGCTGTAGAATTGCACCTCAGTGATAATTTTGGTGAATCGCCTCAGACGTATCAAAAGATTCCGGATATAGAAGCCTTTCGTTTTGTTTATGGAATAGGGGACCTCCATCTTCCCATTGGGGAAGGCGATATCCCCTACAACAAAGTGTTGAAAATCATAAGGGAATCTGGTTTCGATGGAATCGTCATATTGGAGATAAATTCGATGGATAGATTTGCCGACGAATATGCGGATTCTTTGAATCTGCTTCGAAAGAGACTCATTTTGAATAGCAACAGAAAAAGAAAAAACAGATCAAGATAGGAAGTTTTATCTTTACTAAAGGAGGGGTTTTGTGTCAAAGGTTCATGAAACAGTGGAAAAAATCGAAAAATTGATAGAAGAAATGAATCTGAAGAAGGGTGATAGACTTCCTTCGGAAAGAGAGTTGTGTGAACGAACGGGTGCTTCACGAATAATCGTAAGAGAAGCTCTGAGCTTTCTGAAAGCTTCAGGAATCATCAAAAGTAGAAGAGGGAGCGGAAATTACATTGTAAGACTTCCCAGGGAAAAAAACAGTAGATCAGAAAATTTTGAGCTTTTTTTAGAGTATGATATAGATGAATTGGTGAACGCTCGTGAGTTTTTGGACAAAGCAATTGCGGAATTTTGTCTTCACAATTTTACTCTTCAAATGATAGAGGATATGGAGCGGTTTCTTTCCATGATGAAGGAAAACTACAAGCGAAAGAATTTCCAATCTTTGACAGAGGCAGATATAATGTTTCACAAAGTGTACATAAAAGCAGCGCGGAATCCCATCATTTCATCTTTAGCGGGTAATTTGTTGGAATACATGAAAAGCCGTATCTGGTATGTTCTGAAAAAGGATTATCTGGCAGATTCGGAATATCAGAAAAGATCCATAAAGTTTCATGAGGATATACTCAATGCAATAGTCTCAAATAACAAAACGCATCTTCTAAAGGCTATAGAAAATCATTACAAAAACATCCTCGATCATCTAAGCCTTTGAGTTTCGTTCAATAGGTACTCTAGCAACTATCCATAAAATCTTTCTATCTTTCTTATGGTAGTCAGAATATCTTCTGAAAATTTGGAATCCTCTCTTATAAAAACAGGTGGTTCACCAAGAGGAGCGGGGATCTCCACCCATCCTCCTTTGAATGTTTTTTGGGACCAAATGTGTACCCATTTTTCTCCTCGTGGCAAAAAGACTCTCCACCATCTCTTACCATGTTTCAAAACGGGAGCCACTAGTATGTCGTCTCCAAAGAGATATTGGTATTTTGTCCTCCAAGACTCAAGATCCTCGGGATAGTTTAAAAACAGAGGTTTCACAACTGGTAAGTTGTTTTTCAGAGAAGTGTTGAATTGTTCTTTTATATATTGAATAAGGGACACGTGTACATTTGCCATTTTCGAGAAATGTTTTAGTATATCGTCCTGTGTGTCAAATTGAATATTTTTCAATGGTCGATTAGTTTGATGGGTACGCATGACAGGAGAGAAAGCTCCCACTTCGGCCCATCTCATAAACAGTTCGGGAGTTCTTTTCAACCAAAATAGAGAAGTGTACCCTCCTATATCAAAATGCATGAACCTTACGCCAGAAAGACCAGAACTCAACATAGCTGGAACAACGGTTGGTAATCCATCGCTTTTTGACCAATCGACGTTTTGATCTCCTGCCCAAAAGCATGGGCAAAATTTGGTTGATCCGAGGAATCCCGATCTCATGAAATAGATAATACTTCTCGATGATTCTTTTACAGCTTCAAAGTTCAACCTTGCCCACTCTACTGGATATTTATTATGGAACTCAACGGCTGACGAGGTTTTCAAAAGAGCATCTAATGGTAAATACTCCCCGAAATCGGCCATCCAACCATCTATACCTATCGATATCATATTCCTTACTATTACCGACTTGTACCATTCGAATGCTTCCGGATTGCTTAAATCTAAAAGCCCGGCTGGGAATGTTGTAACAATAATGTCGTAGACACTACCATCTCTTTTCTTAACTAAATAGCCGTTTTTGGCAGCTTCCTTGTACATTTTCCCATCTTTTATCAAGAACGGGTTTATATAAGCCAAAAAATGGATGCCCATTTCCCTCCATTTTGAGATATACTCCGGCAGATCGTGGTAATCCTCCCTGTCGTATTCCCAGTTCCAGTACACTTGTCTTCCAAACTTGGTGTACACTTTTCCAGACCAATCTTGACACCAAATAGCATGAAGAGGGATATCCCACTTTTTGGCTGTTTCAATGACTTTTTCAGCTTTTTCTATTCCTCCTTGGGAGGCTAACCATACACCAAACATCCAATCTTCATACTCAAATATTCCACCGAAAATTTCATAGAATTTTCTCACCATATCCTCTATTGAACCTTCGAGGAATATGACGCTACACTTGTTATTCCATATTTCAAAAGTAGCAACATCTTTCAATTCAATCATTACAGGAGTAAAGACTTTCAAGACGATTCCGTATCCTTTGTTGGAGAAAAAAACTGGTTGAGGAAAATATGTAGTGTACCAATCTCCCCTCACTCCTTTTAGTGCTGCAAGGAGGGATATTAAGTTTTTTCCTCTGCCAACTCCCTGTTCTTGCACAAGCAATGGAAATTTTTTCCCTCTCAAATTGAGTTCGTTGTATTGTTCCCCACCTCCGAAGATGATCTCATCATCTTCCAATTCGATCTCCATTATTATTCTGTTACTTGTTTTGTTCCCATTGATCTCTATTTCTAAGGGGTCTTCAGAAACCACCCTTAAGGTTCCCTCAAATTTTTTCTTTTCTTTTAAAACCGATTTTATGAGGTAGTGTCCATGGTGTTCTTTAATTTCTACCTCTCCAGTACCTTCCCATAACCTTTCTGAGGAAAACAGGATTCGATCCTGGATTTTAATGTAAAATTTATTCTTAGAGGGATTGAATATCACCATTTCTAAACACCTTCCATCCTTTCATTTTCGCAAATCTTATCAGTGGATTTGCAAAAGATCCGTATCCTAAAACGACATGATGCGGGAACCCATTTTCCACGAGAACTTTTAAGGTTTTCACAGGGTCTTTTACCTTGACTCTCACGTATGTTCCTTTTAACTCTTGCTTAGTGGGAATGGCTTCGCCTTCAGTTACAAAAAGTCTCCATTCCCCATCCATATGATCTACTCGAGCAATGGTAACATGTCCTGGCTTAAGGACAAAATCCGTGGTTACACCTTTTCCGCCTGCAAAATAGGTTTCCAAAGATTTTCTTGATTTGCCATCCCAAAGTGTATGCGGCGCTACTCCACAATGCCACATTAGAAAAGTTGAATCCTTTTCGATGATCTGACTAATATCTGAAAGGTAAACATCCTGACATCCAATTGCTTTGAGCATCAACATAGTAATAGCTCCTAGTATATCACCTTCGCAGCTTAAAACGAAGTCATTTGCCATATTCCATGCCATAGCAGCACAAGGTGATATCCCGTAATGGGTAGCAAACTCTGGCCAACATCTAATAGCTAAAGCATCAAAGTTTCCTGTTTCTATGATTCTTTTCAAGGAAATAGCCAAATTGCATACTTTATTTTTTTTGTCTTCAGAAAGCTTACTCGTATCGTAAATCTTTTCCATTTCACGCTTCAGAGTTTTTAAAGATTCATCATCCGCTCTTATATTAAAGGCAGTGTTCAAGGGAATGTATTCTACCATCACATTCAACTCTTTTAAAAGAAGGGGTTCGTAAATGTCAATGTTCAAGAAAGTTTTTGCATGCCCCCCTAGAACTCCTATTTTCGATCCTTTCAGTTTTTTGCTGATTTTTATGACATCAATCCATTCTTTGAACTCTCGGTGAAAAGATTTGTCTTTTGATGAACCGTAAATGAAATCAACATCCTTTCTTCCAATTTTTTTCAAATTAGATACGTCAAGATGCGCTCCTACTAAAGAGTTGAGTTTTACCCTCCCTTCTGAAGAATAAGGGGGCTCAGGGACTGCCCAACAAAGCATTGGAGTTTTTGGAAATTCTTGCGAAAGAAGAAGAGCAATGTTACCAAGATGAAAGGTTAAGCTCATGATTACCATACCGTCTATGTCTATCTTCTTCGAACGATTTAAAAACGCTTCTAAATTTTCTGGGTACTCTACAACATCCGGTGGTATGATCCAATTGACCTCTTTGTATTTTCTTAGGATATTTAATTCTTCTTCAAATATGCTCCTTCCTTCAGACACCTCATATGTACTTCTCACGGCTGGAACAAGTAGAAGATTGATCATAGATATCACCCCTGATCGAATATGATAGTTTTTATTTCCATCATCTCTTCTAACGCAAATCTGATCCCTTCTCTTCCTATTCCGCTTTCTTTGTATCCACCATATGGCATGAAATCTGCCCTATATCGCGGGCCTTCGTTTATTAAAACACCACCAAATTCCAGTGTTTCGATAGCTCTAAACGCTTCATCGATTTTTGAGGTGAAAACTCCCGCTTGAAGGCCATATTTTGTGGAATTCGCTTCTTTAAGGGCTTCGTCAAAACTCTCAAAAGCATTTACAGCAACTGCCGGACCGAAGAGCTCTTCAGTCATCATTTTTGTATCTTTTGGTACGTGTAGCAGAACTGTTGGTTGAATCAGGGTGTCTTTCCTGTTCCCTCCTATTCCTATTTTGGCGCCCTTTTCTACCGCTTCTCTTATCCATTCCTCTATTCTAATGGCGTTGGCTTCATCTATTACTGGCCCCATATCAGTTTCTTCCTTCATGGGATCCCCCGTCTTTAATTTGCTCACTTCTTTTATGAGTAGATCCACAAAATCTTCGTATATAGTCCTCTGAACATAGACTCTTTGAACAGAAATGCAAACTTGTCCAGCCTGTGAAAATCCACCAGATACTGTGGCTTTTACTGCCTTTTCAAGGTTTCCGGTTTCTGTTACTATAAGTGGACTGTTGGACCCAAGCTCCAATGCAACTTTTTTGAGGCCGGCATTTTGCATTATCATTTTTCCTACTGAAACACTCCCTGTAAAACTAACCATTCTTATCCTTCTGTCTCTTACGATGGCAGTTCCCACCTTTCCACCCGGTCCTGTTAGAATACTCAGGGCTTCAGGAGGAAGACCTGCTTCAAGTAGTATCTCCCCTAGAATCAAATTCGTGAGAGGATCTTGGGTAGGAGGTTTTATGATAACAGCGTTTCCAGCCGCTATGGCAGGACCTATCTTGTGAGCACAAAGGGCTAACGGAACGTTGAAAGGTACTATAGCAGCCACTATACCAACAGGTTCTCTTATAAAGTATCCTTTCTTTTTTTCGGAACCTTTCAGAGAATCAAAAGGTAAGGTCTCGCCATGAATCCTTTTTGCCTCTTCCGCTGACAATCTGAACAGGCCAGCAGTTCTGAGTACTTCTGCTCTGGCCTCTCTTATAGTTTTTCCGGATTCTTTGACAAGAAGAACCGACATTTCTTCGGATCTTTTCTCGATCAGTTCCGCTGCTTTTTCCAATACCTCAACTCGTTTCCAAATCGGAGTTTTTTTCATCACTTTTGCCCCTTCGACGGCTTTACTAATGGCCTCTTCTATATCCTCTTCTGTGGCTATGGGAACTGTACCAACCACGCTTCCATCATAAGGATTTAAAACCTCTATTTGCTCATCTCTATCTATCCATTTCCCAGCAACAAGCATCTTCATGATTTCACCCTCCCAGTTTGTAGATTTTGTACGGAATAATTTGGGACGCGTTTGGGATAACAGCGATTTCTTTTTCAGAAGAGACAATTTTGAGAACCTCACGTGTGTTTTCTAAAGGATGAAAAAACATTTTTCTTAGTTTTTCTCCGGGTAAAGATGAAAGTATGAATACTTTACATTTAGTAAGAGTGCGAGCCAATAAAAATGCTTTATGAGGCCCTGCCTTAAAATTTGAAAAATCAAAATTCTTTATAACATCCTCTGGGGAAGAGGCTTTTTCGAGGATTTGAACGTATCCTCCTTCGTCACCAAACCCGTTCGAACATTCCGCTAAAAGTAATATTTTCCCTCCCGACTTGCAAAATTCTTGGGCAACAACTAAAGCTTTCTGGGATTGATAAAGATCTATGTCTCTGGGATATCCTCCTGGGGACACTATTACCGCACTGTAGAGCTTCTTTATAGGCATCCCACTAATATCTTTTACAAAATGGCATGCTTTCCGATGAGATTCTGGATGGCTTCCAATAAACAGTTTTATTATTTCTTTCCTCTCATTCGTGACGGCGTTTATCAGAAGATCCAAACCTACCATGTTTCCTATTTCATCTATTTCCTCTCTCACTGGATTTCCTTTGATAACTCCTATTTTTGCAAAAGGGGAAGCGAGTTTGGAATGATTCTTGCTCACGGTTTCCCTTCCACCTAACCCTATTGCCACTCCTTTCGCACCACCTGAAAAACCCGCGAATTGGTGCTCTTCCACGAGAGAGAGGACGATTTTAAGATCGGATTCCACGAAATATTTCATGATCCATACAGGCGTATTGAAAGAAGTTTTCCCCACAAAGGTTAACGTCTCTCTCTTATCCGCGTTGTGTACAAGAATTTTTATCTCGCGACTTTTAATTGGAATAAGTTCAGTTATTTCTTCTTTTGATGGGCTTCTATGAAGTCCTGTCCCCACACATATGCGTATTTCCTTTGCTTTTTTTCTCGATAGAATGTTCACTAAAGGTGGAAGTAAGTCTTTTGATATGTTAGGTCGTGTCTGATCAGGAATAGCAACTGCTACTGTTTTCCCAGAAACATGAAGTTCCTTGAAGGCTTTCTCGAGTTCTTCTTTAACTTCTTTCTCATCCATGCGGGGGAAATTCCCCCGCTGTCTCTCTAAAAGTTCGATTTTTAAATTTTTCGGAAATGTTAAAATAATCTCACTTTTGCCGTAAGGAAGCACTATTTCCATTATCAAGCGCTCCTGTAAAGTTTTGTTAAAACGAATTCCTTGTGGTTAAGTGTTTCTGCTCTCACCATACGCCCATTTGCTGTTTCCACAACTCTCTGCCAAAGTTTGTCAGCTGCTTCATCTATGCTTACTCCTTCTGTTAATACTGGCGAAACATCGATGTCTATATGTTCTGACATAACACGTGCAGTCTTCGGATTTGCTGTGATTTTCACGACGGGTATTATAGGATTTCCTATAGGATTTCCTTGCCCGGTTGGGAAAAGATGAATTACGGCACCGGCTGCTGCAAAGAGTGTAACGGCTTCTGCAGCAGCGGATGAAGTGTTCATGAAATACAGTCCTTTTCCTGGAACATCCTCTAAGAAATCTAAAGCACCATCTATCATGGCGTTTCCAATCTTCTGAATATTTCCAAGAGCTTTCTCTTCTATCGTACTCAAACCGCCTGCAATGTTTCCTTCAGTAGGTTGTGATCCAAGGAGATCTACACCTTGTGATTTAATCAATTCCTGATATTCATTGAAAATCTTCAAGAATTTTTCTTTGTCTTCTTTTTTCTTGAATCTAGAAGCTATGATATGCTCGGCACCTGTCAATTCTGTTGTTTCTCCGAAAAGTACCGTTCCACCTATTTCGAGGAATCTCTCAGTGAATCTCCCTACTACTCTGTTTGAGCCGAGTCCTGAAGTGGTATCCGATTCTCCACATTTCAAGCTTATTGTAATTTCACTGATATCCACCGGTTCTCGTTTCAAGTTGGTGGTATCTTCTACCATTTTTACAGCAACTCTTGAGACTTTTTCAATTGTTGCGAGTTGACCATATCCCTCCACCCAAAAGGCTTCGACAGGTTTTCCTGTTTTGGCTATTCCATCTGCCACTCTGTGAGTCCATTTTGGCTCGATACCAACAACTATTACCGCAGCGACATTTGGGTTGGATCCCGTTCCTATAAGTGTTTTGAAGAAAAGTTCCAAGTCTTTCCCAAACTGAAGTCGTCCGTATGGATGTGGAAGAGCAAGAGTACCAGCAATGGATTTTTCCACAGCTTCAACAACGGCATTTGATATATCGTCAACCGGTAATAGAAGAACGTAATTCCTGACACCAACCTTTCCATTTTCTCTCACATAACCAAGTATTGTTCTTTCCATTTTTATCACCCCCATCTCAGGCTTCGTATGTTGTGAACGTGAACATGGGAACCTTTGGTAATGTTTTTTGTAGCCTTACCTATTACTTCTCCGTATTCTTTTATTTTTTCTCCTTCTTTGATGTCCCTCAATGCTATTTTGTGACCGAGTGGAATATCCTCTCTGGTTTCCAATTCGTAAAATTTTTCTCCTTCAAGTGTTTTTCCTTTTATTTTTTCATTGGCAGATATGTCACGAACTGCTATTCCTACGTCATCTCCCTCTTTGTGAACCAAAAAATCCACTACCATTTCTGTATCACCTCCTGTATATGCTATCCCACGCTTCAGAAAAGATTTGAAGTCCCAGTTTTGTATACGGATTGTCAAAGGCTCTCCTGTAAACTTCGAACCCCGCTGTCACAATGTCAGCTCCTGACATGGCTGCTTCTATGAAGTGCCTTCCAGATCTAACAGCAGCGACTATTATCTGGGATTTGTAACCGTATCCTTTTACAGCTTGAACGATTTGTTTCAAAAAATCTGTGTTCATTTCCCCTCTTTCTTCTCTCCATCCCACAAAAGGGCTTATATAAAAAGCCCCTAGCCGAGCAGCTTGGACCGCCTGAACCATGTTGAAAACCAGAGTCACATTCACTTTCACTCCCTTAGGGCTCAATTCTGCTAAAGCTTCAAACCCATTCTCTGTAGCTGGAATTTTTATTGCAAAATTTTCTGAGATCGCTGCTAACGAAAGAGCCTCCTGAACGATTTCTTCTGGAGAATCTAAATGTGGATTGACTTCTAGACTCACGGTGATATGCGTTCCTTCGACAAGTTTTTTCACTTCTTTGGCAAAATTTTCTACTGTCATTCCTGCATTCATCAAATGCCTTGGATTCGTTGTCACACCATCGATCTTCCATTTTTTAATGGCGTACTCAATCTCATCCAGTTTGGCACTATCGAGAAAGAATTTCATTGTATCGACACCTCCTTATCCTTTAATGCCCCCTGCTGACAAACCCTTTATTATGTACCTTTGAAAACCTAAAGTTATGGCAAAAACGGGAATGAGCATAATTGTTCCAGCGGCCGAAAGTTGACCCCACAATGGAGCATATTGACCAAGGAATCCGTTAACTGCAACAGGTGCCGTCTTTGCCCTCACACCGGTTAAAACTAAAGCGTAGATAAACTCGTTCCATGACATGAGGAATGTAAAAACAGCAGCTACAACAATCCCAGCTGATGCAAGAGGGAAGAATATCCTCCAATATATTTGGAAATCTTTGCAACCATCTATTTTTGCAGCTTCTTCAAAATCGCGCGGTATGCCTTCAAAAAATGGTAAAAGCAAAGCCACAGCATATGGAAGGTTGAAACTGATGTGTGCTAGAGATAATCCTAAAATATTGTCACTGAGGCCCATTTTCTTGAAGATTAGATAGAAAGGAAGTGACAACGTTATTTGTGGTACCATTCTCAAAAGAAGTAGCAAGAAAATAATGCCGTCATTTATTTTGAATCTGTACCTGGATAATCCATAAGAGGCCATTGAACCGAAGAAGACAGAAACAAAGGAAGAAATACTTGCGGCTATCAAGGAATTTTTCAAGCCACGAACAAAATCCTCATTTTCGAACACTTTTTTATAGCTCGCAAGAGTAGGTTTAAAATAGAAAGGATTTCTACTCCAGATGTCTATGTCTTTTTTAAAACCGTTTAGAACAACTATAAGAATTGGAAAAAGTTCTACAACTACTATGAAAAGGGCAATAAAAAAGATGATCCATCCCATTGTTCTTTTTCTCATAGTGTCTCACCACGCAAACCTCTTTTAACAACGAAGTAAGA
The Thermotoga sp. KOL6 genome window above contains:
- a CDS encoding carbohydrate ABC transporter permease; its protein translation is MKKLKAWFLLSPLLFFVIVFFFIPVVLTVVIAFTDMDYTLSWNFVGFQNFKDISTDFIIPKVIANTFIYTFGTLGMFNLGTALLLSLLTTSISDKWGNFFRTLWMLPRLTPSVVYGLLWLWMFDPTEYGLVNFLRSFFGLPPQDWLHTAPMWMIIFANGFIGASMGMLVFTAAIKSIPEDYYRAAKIDGASWFMIARRITLPLIKWHLLFVTAYQTLSLLASFEYILIITDGGPVYRTEVWALYTYHNAFSHFRFGYGAALSIILVIIGVISAFVYMRFFGFESLMERPKVEVE
- a CDS encoding carbohydrate ABC transporter permease, with translation MRLSFWQRNSEKIRTIVIIFILFLITSPILIGYVWLVLRSFSEDLVNGFIPTKLTLKNWRFLWQEIKGYPNIWHTTLNTALLALGVMGVEVIITSLGGYALSRYDFPGRSTMMKFILALHAFPAISLMTAVFYLLWTLKLLDTLWGVILLKASLEVPWGTWIMKGFYDGIPWELEWAGLVDGYSRFEVWRRILLPLVKPGIAVTAIFAFLSGWSEFVFVNTFIFSQNLWTLSKYVKGFIGDYRFADYGLVTAVGLFYMIPTIIFFFFVSKHMIKLTIGGGVKG
- a CDS encoding ABC transporter ATP-binding protein — encoded protein: MPGIRVVNLRKYFGKVRAVDGVSFEVKDGEFVALLGPSGCGKTTTLLTLAGIYKPTSGEIYFDDVLVNEIPPKHREVGMVFQNYALYPHMTVFENIAFPLRARRFPKEEIEKKVVEIAKKLLIDNLLDRKPAQLSGGQQQRVALARALVKEPKVLLFDEPLSNLDANLRMLMRAEIKHLQQELGITSVYVTHDQAEAMTMASRIAVFNQGKLVQYGTPDEVYEKPKNMFVASFIGNPPTNFLKGFSVVVAENQTILRRDNVVLKIPQVVRTDLKEVVVGIRPEHCKISYKREENAIPGNVYVVEPLGRDIIVNVQTEHGELIKVFGELGKIPQPGEKVFLVPSVEKLHLFDPQTEETIF
- a CDS encoding TIM barrel protein encodes the protein MIKGIGTNVDTRRVNGSIKRLVSELEFFKSIGFDYVEIPAAGLDVIARGRIIRKRLERVKELLSNYNFRYTVHAPDVINLKIKTNPWHYKVMEATIEFAGEIKAEVVVYHYGDVDHSIDIPERLQRKAEINALGELAEFAREKNVVIGIENVTHSVSEVLELVKTVNHPNVKLVIDVGHLFIFTSYTGINFYGELKKGLPHAVELHLSDNFGESPQTYQKIPDIEAFRFVYGIGDLHLPIGEGDIPYNKVLKIIRESGFDGIVILEINSMDRFADEYADSLNLLRKRLILNSNRKRKNRSR
- a CDS encoding FadR/GntR family transcriptional regulator, whose translation is MSKVHETVEKIEKLIEEMNLKKGDRLPSERELCERTGASRIIVREALSFLKASGIIKSRRGSGNYIVRLPREKNSRSENFELFLEYDIDELVNAREFLDKAIAEFCLHNFTLQMIEDMERFLSMMKENYKRKNFQSLTEADIMFHKVYIKAARNPIISSLAGNLLEYMKSRIWYVLKKDYLADSEYQKRSIKFHEDILNAIVSNNKTHLLKAIENHYKNILDHLSL
- a CDS encoding alpha-glucosidase: MVIFNPSKNKFYIKIQDRILFSSERLWEGTGEVEIKEHHGHYLIKSVLKEKKKFEGTLRVVSEDPLEIEINGNKTSNRIIMEIELEDDEIIFGGGEQYNELNLRGKKFPLLVQEQGVGRGKNLISLLAALKGVRGDWYTTYFPQPVFFSNKGYGIVLKVFTPVMIELKDVATFEIWNNKCSVIFLEGSIEDMVRKFYEIFGGIFEYEDWMFGVWLASQGGIEKAEKVIETAKKWDIPLHAIWCQDWSGKVYTKFGRQVYWNWEYDREDYHDLPEYISKWREMGIHFLAYINPFLIKDGKMYKEAAKNGYLVKKRDGSVYDIIVTTFPAGLLDLSNPEAFEWYKSVIVRNMISIGIDGWMADFGEYLPLDALLKTSSAVEFHNKYPVEWARLNFEAVKESSRSIIYFMRSGFLGSTKFCPCFWAGDQNVDWSKSDGLPTVVPAMLSSGLSGVRFMHFDIGGYTSLFWLKRTPELFMRWAEVGAFSPVMRTHQTNRPLKNIQFDTQDDILKHFSKMANVHVSLIQYIKEQFNTSLKNNLPVVKPLFLNYPEDLESWRTKYQYLFGDDILVAPVLKHGKRWWRVFLPRGEKWVHIWSQKTFKGGWVEIPAPLGEPPVFIREDSKFSEDILTTIRKIERFYG